A genomic region of Nerophis lumbriciformis linkage group LG28, RoL_Nlum_v2.1, whole genome shotgun sequence contains the following coding sequences:
- the LOC133570982 gene encoding blue-sensitive opsin-like, which produces MRGSRATELPEDFWIPIPLDTNNITMLSPFLVPQDHLGNTATFYGMAGFMFFVFTVGTAINTLTIACTIQYKKLRSHLNYILVNLAVANLLVSCVGSFTACCSFASRYFIFGPLACKIEGFMATLGGMVSLWSLAVIAFERWLVICKPLGNFVFKPDHAMACCVFTWIFALIASVPPLFGWSRYIPEGLQCSCGPDWYTTNNKYNNESYVMFLFGFCFAVPFATIVFCYGQLLITMKMAAKAQADSASTQKAEKEVTRMVVLMVLGFLVCWLPYTTFSLWVVFNRGQTFDLRMATIPACFSKSSAVYNPIIYVLFNKQFRSCMMTMIGMSSGEEESSTTSSVTEVSKVGPA; this is translated from the exons ATGAGGGGCTCTCGTGCCACCGAGCTGCCGGAAGACTTCTGGATACCCATCCCGCTGGACACCAACAACATCACAATGCTAAGTCCATTCCTGGTTCCTCAGGACCATCTGGGGAATACAGCCACCTTCTACGGCATGGCTGGATTCATGTTCTTTGTGTTTACGGTCGGCACCGCCATCAATACTCTAACCATCGCTTGCACCATACAATACAAGAAACTCCGGTCCCACCTGAACTACATCCTGGTGAACCTGGCGGTGGCGAACCTTCTTGTGTCTTGTGTGGGCTCTTTCACTGCTTGCTGCTCTTTTGCGTCGAGATATTTCATCTTCGGACCGCTGGCGTGCAAGATTGAAGGTTTCATGGCAACACTTGGCG GTATGGTAAGCCTGTGGTCTCTTGCTGTGATTGCCTTTGAACGATGGCTGGTCATCTGCAAGCCACTCGGAAACTTTGTTTTCAAGCCGGACCATGCTATGGCATGCTGTGTTTTCACTTGGATCTTCGCACTTATTGCCTCAGTTCCTCCACTTTTCGGTTGGAGCCG ATACATTCCCGAAGGCCTGCAGTgctcctgtggtccggactggtaTACCACCAACAATAAATACAACAACGAGTCCTATGTGATGTTCCTCTTCGGCTTTTGCTTCGCCGTTCCCTTTGCCACCATCGTCTTCTGTTATGGTCAGCTGCTCATTACAATGAAAATG GCGGCAAAAGCCCAGGCAGATTCAGCCTCTACCCAGAAAGCAGAGAAGGAGGTGACCAGGATGGTGGTCCTCATGGTGCTGGGATTTCTGGTGTGTTGGTTGCCCTATACCACCTTTTCTCTTTGGGTGGTCTTTAACCGTGGGCAAACCTTTGACCTGCGAATGGCCACCATACCTGCTTGCTTTTCAAAATCCTCAGCAGTCTACAACCCGATCATCTACGTCCTATTCAACAAACAG TTCCGTTCATGCATGATGACTATGATTGGAATGAGTAGCGGCGAAGAAGAGTCATCAACAACATCATCAGTGACTGAAGTCTCCAAAGTTGGGCCTGCTTAG